From the genome of Miscanthus floridulus cultivar M001 chromosome 10, ASM1932011v1, whole genome shotgun sequence, one region includes:
- the LOC136485071 gene encoding cytochrome P450 87A3-like: MEGSSLLANRSYLVLCCVTVVIGWLLHWAYRRVSNPPPCNKVILPPGSMGLPIIGETLQYLRVSHSIDMPSFYRQRLKRYGPVFKTSLVGQPLIVSLDHEFNRFIFQQEGKLFRCWYPATANSIFGQKSLITYTGSVHKFTRSFASKLFGSENLKQALIHELEDAMKQGFAAWAAKPSVEVHDALEDMIFELIAKKMISTGPEESRELRKNFVEFFKGILCVPIYFPGTSFYKCMKGRRTAHKKLTDLLRDRLSTPEKKHGDLLDLLVEELQSEKPVIDEAFGIDALAALLFASFSAVSGTLTLGLKLLNDNPQVVEALKEEHEAILKKREDKNSGFTWEEYKSLTFTTQVMNELNRMSNPAPGIFRKTITDVHVNGYTIPAGWLIMISPMAVHLNPKLFEDPLKFDPWRWMDETKRSLQQRNFMPFGGGIRLCVGADFGRLFISLFLHVLVPNYRWIEIKGGGVTRVGEMMIPEGYHIQLIPTT; the protein is encoded by the exons ATGGAGGGTAGTTCGCTGCTGGCCAATCGGTCATACCTAGTTCTATGTTGTGTCACGGTGGTGATTGGATGGTTACTTCACTGGGCGTACAGACGGGTGAGTAACCCTCCCCCATGCAACAAGGTGATCCTTCCTCCTGGCTCCATGGGCCTCCCCATCATCGGCGAGACCCTCCAATACCTCAGAGTAAGCCACTCTATCGACATGCCAAGCTTTTACCGCCAACGACTGAAGAG GTACGGCCCCGTTTTTAAGACCAGCCTAGTGGGGCAGCCTCTCATCGTCTCCCTTGATCATGAATTCAACCGGTTCATTTTCCAGCAAGAGGGCAAGCTGTTCAGGTGCTGGTACCCTGCGACAGCAAACAGCATATTCGGCCAgaagagcctcatcacctacaccGGTTCCGTCCACAAGTTCACCCGCAGCTTCGCGTCCAAGCTCTTCGGCTCCGAAAACCTCAAGCAAGCACTCATCCACGAGCTGGAGGACGCCATGAAGCAGGGCTTCGCGGCATGGGCCGCCAAGCCTAGCGTCGAGGTGCACGACGCACTAGAAGAT ATGATATTTGAGCTGATAGCCAAGAAGATGATCAGCACTGGTCCCGAGGAGTCAAGAGAGCTGCGAAAGAATTTCGTAGAGTTCTTCAAGGGGATCCTCTGTGTCCCCATATACTTTCCTGGGACATCATTTTACAAGTGTATGAAG GGAAGGAGAACTGCGCATAAAAAACTGACTGATTTGCTGAGAGATAGATTAAGTACACCTGAGAAGAAACACGGTGACCTTCTTgacctacttgttgaagaactacAAAGTGAAAAGCCGGTGATAGATGAGGCTTTCGGTATAGACGCACTCGCTGCGCTCTTGTTTGCCAGCTTTTCGGCAGTATCAGGAACCCTCACCCTaggtctcaagttgctcaatgaTAACCCTCAAGTTGTCGAGGCGCTCAAG GAGGAGCATGAAGCAATACTGAAGAAAAGAGAAGACAAGAATTCGGGGTTCACATGGGAGGAGTACAAGTCGTTGACATTCACAACACAG GTTATGAATGAGCTTAATCGGATGAGTAACCCCGCCCCCGGAATTTTCAGGAAAACTATAACAGATGTGCATGTCAATG GCTATACAATCCCTGCCGGGTGGTTAATCATGATTAGCCCCATGGCAGTTCATCTAAACCCAAAATTGTTCGAGGATCCACTCAAATTCGATCCATGGAGGTGGATG GACGAGACAAAACGAAGCCTGCAGCAGAGGAATTTCATGCCTTTCGGAGGAGGCATAAGGCTTTGTGTTGGGGCAGACTTCGGCAGACTTTTTATTTCACTTTTCCTCCATGTTTTAGTGCCAAACTACAG ATGGATTGAGATAAAAGGAGGAGGAGTAACACGTGTTGGGGAGATGATGATTCCTGAGGGCTATCACATCCAACTTATTCCTACGACCTAG